One genomic segment of Brassica napus cultivar Da-Ae chromosome A3, Da-Ae, whole genome shotgun sequence includes these proteins:
- the LOC106438772 gene encoding E3 ubiquitin-protein ligase UPL5, with translation MTLSRYSDNHKRKLDDNGVDNNILHKMKRHEVDADHTSPSQQPFNPWRSDENSPQNRSFSDECSSSSSTESSTRSESTRLQLFVRMVSGGKTIVIQADKKDTVENLHRRIEVKTKIPVNEQRVIYKGKQLQDERSLSYYSIAQDSSLHLVGRMRSTDHPVACRVVDDIMYIVSLMHRGGGGGGENNNLPRGMSINEKLSSFFSTIPTEGGGDEESSYIESTEKYLTIFTNSSVPAALVMLYTSPLEANKSCGESSIKLFLNSCLALPEEQQGCCLPVVLEFCRLLRRVCPHNSLYGSCRNTLGSLLETVQELVDKSGIEFTSLHYRLLTVGEEILPCLSELADLMEQQLYEDNLGPSLYDVQKFSSFWRPLRYAIDFQLSSLIPFALPLRSTVLEAEVGRICQIFGRLLTTMHICMLRIESSLGGRGVANTEAVALKWGQYLNILKIVNSMSELYQGGKEKVVRFINSRKVPFCALILKFVKRGDDHGWISEYREATTFECRRHLAMMLFPDGKEDYSEMHEMLIDRSQVLKESYVYISQASPAGLHGALFMEFKNEEATGPGVLREWFHLVCQEIFSPGGTLFLRSADDFRRFSPNPASKVEPLHLDYFKFAGRVIALALMHKVQVGVLFDRVFYLQLTNQKISLEDIKDTDRVIYNSCKQILEMDPVFFDSNAGLGLNFVLETEELGKRETKELIKDGKSTAVDSKNREEYVKLLISERFVTSVSELVEKFSEGFSDILSVPIQSFFRHLDQEDFDGMLRGGENQISVDDWKAHTEYNGFKETDRQIDWFWKILRKMTEEERRSVLFFWTSNKFIPLEGFRGLSSKLYIYRLHEANDRLPTSHTCFYRLCLPKYPTMGLMEQRLRFITQDHVSSSFGKW, from the exons ATGACTCTAAGCCGTTACTCCGACAACCACAAACGGAAACTCGACGATAACGGCGTTGATAATAATATCCTCCACAAGATGAAGAGGCACGAGGTCGACGCCGATCACACCTCCCCGTCGCAGCAACCGTTCAATCCTTGGCGATCCGATGAGAATTCCCCCCAGAATCGGTCTTTCTCAGACGAGtgctcttcctcctcctccactgAGTCGTCAACTCGCTCCGAGTCAACTCGGTTGCAGCTCTTCGTGAGGATGGTGTCGGGAGGGAAGACGATCGTGATCCAGGCGGATAAGAAGGACACGGTGGAGAATCTCCACCGCAGAATCGAGGTGAAGACCAAGATTCCGGTGAATGAGCAGCGTGTAATCTACAAAGGGAAGCAGCTACAGGACGAGCGCTCGCTGAGCTACTACTCCATCGCGCAGGACTCGTCTCTCCACCTCGTTGGTCGTATGCGTAGCACAGATCATCCTGTAGCTTGCCGagttgttgatgacattatgTACATTGTCTCTTTGATGCatagaggaggaggaggaggaggcgagAACAACAACCTCCCTCGCGGGATGTCTATCAACGAGAAGCTTTCTTCATTCTTCTCCACGATTCCTACGGAAGGAGGCGGCGATGAGGAGAGTTCGTATATCGAGTCTACTGAGAAGTATCTTACAATATTCACAAACTCTTCGGTGCCAGCTGCTCTGGTCATGCTATATACTTCTCCCTTAGAGGCTAACAAATCATGTGGGGAGAGTTCGATTAAGCTCTTCTTGAATAGCTGCTTAGCATTGCCTGAGGAGCAGCAGGGCTGTTGTTTACCCGTCGTGTTGGAGTTTTGTAGATTGCTTAGGAGAGTGTGCCCTCACAACAGCCTTTACGGATCGTGCCGGAACACGCTGGGATCGTTGCTGGAAACTGTTCAGGAGCTTGTTGATAAGTCTGGCATAGAGTTTACTAGTTTACATTATAGGTTGTTGACTGTTGGGGAAGAGATTTTGCCTTGTTTAAGCGAGTTAGCTGATCTTATGGAGCAGCAGTTGTATGAGGATAACTTAGGGCCTAGTTTGTATGACGTTCAGAAATTCTCTTCCTTTTGGAGACCCTTGAGGTACGCTATTGATTTCCAGCTCTCTAGCTTAATCCCTTTCGCTTTGCCTCTGAGAAGTACTGTCTTGGAGGCGGAGGTGGGGCGGATTTGTCAGATATTTGGGAGGTTGTTGACTACAATGCATATCTGTATGTTGAGAATCGAGTCTTCGTTGGGTGGGAGAGGAGTTGCCAACACTGAAGCTGTGGCTTTGAAGTGGGGTCAGTATCTTAATATTCTGAAGATTGTCAATTCAATGTCTGAACTCTATCAAGGTGGTAAGGAAAAGGTTGTTAGGTTTATTAACTCCAGGAAGGTTCCGTTCTGCGCTCTCATTTTGAAGTTTGTGAAGAGAGGGGATGATCACGGGTGGATCTCTGAGTACAGGGAAGCTACAACTTTTGAATGTAGGAGGCATTTGGCGATGATGTTGTTTCCTGACGGTAAAGAAGACTATTCGGAGATGCACGAAATGCTCATTGATCGGTCCCAAGTGTTAAAAGAATCGTATGTCTACATATCACAAGCAAGCCCAGCGGGACTTCATGGTGCATTGTTTATGGAATTCAAGAATGAGGAAGCTACAGGTCCTGGTGTGTTGAGAGAATGGTTCCACTTGGTGTGTCAGGAGATATTTAGTCCTGGAGGAACCCTCTTCCTTCGATCTGCTGATGATTTCAGAAGATTCTCTCCTAATCCAG CATCCAAGGTGGAACCATTGCATCTTGATTACTTCAAGTTCGCTGGTCGTGTGATTGCTTTAGCTTTGATGCACAAAGTTCAAGTGGGGGTGCTATTCGACCGTGTCTTCTACCTACAGTTGACCAACCAGAAAATCTCTTTGGAGGATATCAAGGATACGGACCGAGTCATCTACAACAGCTGCAAACAGATTCTAGAGATGGATCCAGTGTTTTTCGATTCAAACGCAGGTCTCGGTCTGAACTTTGTGTTGGAAACAGAGGAGCTAGGAAAAAGGGAGACAAAAGAGCTTATTAAAGACGGGAAGTCCACAGCTGTTGACAGCAAGAACAGGGAGGAATACGTCAAGCTCCTAATCAGTGAACGATTTGTCACATCAGTGTCCGAGCTAGTAGAGAAATTTTCAGAGGGCTTCTCTGATATACTTTCAGTTCCTATACAGTCTTTCTTCCGTCACTTAGATCAAGAGGATTTTGATGGGATGCTTCGTGGAGGAGAGAATCAGATTAGCGTAGATGATTGGAAAGCGCATACAGAGTACAACGGGTTCAAAGAAACCGACCGCCAAATAGACTGGTTCTGGAAG attctGAGGAAGATGACAGAGGAAGAACGGAGGAGTGTACTCTTCTTTTGGACATCCAATAAGTTCATACCGTTGGAAGGGTTTAGAGGGTTGTCATCAAAGCTTTATATCTACAGGTTACATGAAGCTAATGATCGTCTTCCAACGTCTCATACTTGCTTTTACCGTCTCTGTTTACCAAAGTACCCGACGATGGGTCTCATGGAACAGCGACTAAGGTTCATCACTCAAGATCATGTCAGCTCCAGTTTCGGTAAATGGTGA